The DNA region GATTTCATTTTATTCTTCTATTATTGCTTTTTAAATGGTTGAATACAAAAAGTGATTGAATATAACTTCATGAGTCATATCCAATCACTTCTTTGATCGTATAGATCGATTATTTTTTAAGATTTTGTCGGGATCAATAAACGTAACCCATTCAGTATTACTAGTAATGTGCTCCCTTCATGGGCGATCACTCCGATCGTGATATCCATTTTTCCAAGTATATTCAACGTGATCAACAAAATGACAATGAACATAGAAAAGATGATATTCTGCCAAACGACACGATCTAAGCGTTTAGCTGTGGCATGAGCATAACTAAATTTTGTTAAGTCATTTTGCATCAATACAGCATCAGCAACATCGATTGCAATATCCGTTCCATCTCCCATTGCAACACCAATATCTGCTGTCACTAAAGCAGGAGCATCATTTACACCATCTCCAAGCATCGCAACACTACCGTAGCGTGCTTGTTGCTCTTGAACGATCGCTGCTTTATTTTCAGGTAAGACATTTCCCACAACTTCGTCGATCCCGATTTGGCGCCCAACTGCTTGTCCTGTCAGTTCTGCATCACCTGTAATCATTGTGGTATGGATTCCTTGTGATTTCAAATAGCTGATGACTGGTTTAGCATGTTCATTTGGGACATCCATCATCGCAATCAAACCGATGACTTCTTGATTTTTCGCAAAATAGACAACTGTTTTTCCTTCTTTTGCGTATTGTTCATTGTGTTTCGTGATTTGTTTGTTCGTATTTACAAAGATCTCGGGCTTTCCAAGCTGATAAGTTGCTCCGTCAAAGACAGTAATTAAGCCTTTTCCAAGTTCATTTTCAACTTGTAACTCTAATTTTTCAGCAGGAGTAAATTTAGCTAGTATTGCATTGGCTAAAGGATGATTGGCTGTTTTTTCCATGGCAATGATGATATCGATATAGTCTTGTTCATTTGTTTCAGTTAAAAAGTAAAAATCAGTCACAACAGGTTTTCCTTGTGTCAATGTTCCAGTTTTATCGAATGCGACAGATTTGATCGTTGCAAGGTTAGCTAGGTATGAACCGCCTTTAAATAAAACGCCTCTTTTAGCTAAGTTTGAGATTCCTGACAAAGTTGCAGGTACTGCACTTGCTGCCAAAGCACATGGAGAAGCAGAAATTAGAAAAACCATGCCGCGATAAAAGCTGTCATTCCATGACCAATTGAAAATAAATGGTCCAGCTGCAATAAAAAGTGGCACTAAAATCAATA from Enterococcus sp. 9D6_DIV0238 includes:
- a CDS encoding heavy metal translocating P-type ATPase, which encodes METTHTQKCSGEQGHTHDHGHNHSHGKSPVILFFTGLALFIVALFINEGSLIQNILFISATFLSGYHIILEGIVETIEQSKAKRKFAPNVHILMTLAAFGAIIIGSYEEAALLILIFAAAHFLEEYAEGRSKREITNLLKMNPTEARLIQADGSVKTVDVSQLKIGDNLQVLNGDQIPTDGRILTGATSIDESSINGESIPREKSVGDEVFGSTINGNGTFTMEVTKDSSDTVFAKIVQLVNQSQSNLSKTATKIQQLEPYYVTIVLILVPLFIAAGPFIFNWSWNDSFYRGMVFLISASPCALAASAVPATLSGISNLAKRGVLFKGGSYLANLATIKSVAFDKTGTLTQGKPVVTDFYFLTETNEQDYIDIIIAMEKTANHPLANAILAKFTPAEKLELQVENELGKGLITVFDGATYQLGKPEIFVNTNKQITKHNEQYAKEGKTVVYFAKNQEVIGLIAMMDVPNEHAKPVISYLKSQGIHTTMITGDAELTGQAVGRQIGIDEVVGNVLPENKAAIVQEQQARYGSVAMLGDGVNDAPALVTADIGVAMGDGTDIAIDVADAVLMQNDLTKFSYAHATAKRLDRVVWQNIIFSMFIVILLITLNILGKMDITIGVIAHEGSTLLVILNGLRLLIPTKS